A window of the Desulforapulum autotrophicum HRM2 genome harbors these coding sequences:
- a CDS encoding 2-oxoacid:ferredoxin oxidoreductase subunit beta, with translation MATSKLFDNDFENKWCPGCGNFPILSAMKKAFTDLGLTPADLLLVSGIGQAGKTPHFLNCNMFHSLHGRALPVATGAKIANKDLNIVVNSGDGDCYGEGGNHFVAAIRRNIDITLIVHNNMIYGLTKGQASPTTAMGMATPIQPAGTMSSPVNPLALAISQGAGFVARGFSGEIETLTRLIVQAMEYRGFSLIDVLQPCVSFNRVNTLQWYKDRVYDLGETGHDMTDKQSALERSNEWEEKIPLGILYREEKPTFHDRVKRLAEGPLIAHKFDAKAVAAALF, from the coding sequence ATGGCAACCAGCAAACTATTTGACAACGACTTTGAAAACAAGTGGTGCCCGGGCTGCGGCAATTTTCCCATTCTTTCGGCCATGAAAAAGGCATTCACTGACCTTGGCCTAACCCCAGCGGATCTTCTCCTGGTGTCGGGCATCGGCCAGGCCGGAAAAACCCCCCATTTTCTCAACTGCAACATGTTCCACTCCCTCCACGGCAGGGCACTTCCCGTTGCCACGGGGGCCAAGATTGCCAACAAAGATCTGAACATCGTTGTGAACTCAGGGGACGGTGACTGTTATGGCGAGGGGGGAAACCACTTTGTTGCCGCCATCCGCAGGAACATCGATATTACCCTCATTGTCCACAACAACATGATCTACGGCCTCACCAAGGGCCAGGCCTCGCCCACAACCGCCATGGGCATGGCAACCCCGATCCAGCCTGCCGGTACCATGTCATCCCCGGTAAACCCCCTGGCCCTGGCCATATCCCAGGGGGCAGGGTTTGTGGCAAGGGGATTTTCAGGCGAGATCGAAACCTTGACCCGGCTCATTGTCCAGGCCATGGAATACAGGGGGTTTTCCCTCATCGACGTGCTCCAGCCCTGTGTCTCTTTTAACCGGGTCAACACCCTCCAGTGGTACAAGGACAGGGTTTACGACCTTGGCGAAACCGGCCATGACATGACCGACAAACAAAGTGCCCTGGAACGAAGCAATGAATGGGAAGAAAAGATCCCCCTTGGCATCCTTTACAGGGAGGAGAAACCCACCTTCCACGACCGGGTCAAGCGCCTGGCAGAGGGCCCTCTGATTGCCCACAAATTTGATGCCAAAGCCGTTGCTGCGGCTCTTTTTTAA